In Clostridium swellfunianum, a genomic segment contains:
- a CDS encoding DegV family protein — protein sequence MAIKIVADSSCDLSDEMKKQMNVEIAPLILELGDKSYVDDESLDVRQYVKAMGECETPPKTACPSPNDYMERYKGPESIFVVTLSNFLSGSYNSAVLAKDMFLDEVGNKFIHVFDSFSASAGEVVVSLKISELTKLNLSETEIVEKVTKFIKEMKTFFLLESLEHLAKAGRLNPIIAKVASMLSIKPIMCGDEGNIKLFEKVRGYKKAFNRLIDVIGEEGKNFEEKVLGIAHCNCLERAIEFKEEVMKRYNFKDIVIVETKGLSSTYADDGGIVIAF from the coding sequence ATGGCAATAAAAATAGTAGCAGACAGCAGTTGTGATTTATCTGATGAAATGAAAAAACAAATGAATGTTGAAATAGCTCCTTTAATTTTAGAATTAGGCGATAAAAGCTATGTTGATGATGAAAGCCTAGACGTAAGACAATATGTAAAAGCAATGGGTGAATGTGAGACTCCGCCAAAGACGGCTTGCCCTTCACCTAATGATTATATGGAAAGATATAAAGGACCTGAAAGTATTTTTGTAGTTACACTGTCCAATTTTTTAAGCGGTTCTTATAACAGTGCAGTTTTAGCTAAGGATATGTTCTTAGATGAGGTTGGAAACAAATTTATTCACGTGTTTGACAGCTTTAGTGCTTCAGCTGGAGAAGTTGTTGTATCTCTAAAAATAAGTGAACTTACTAAGCTTAATTTATCTGAAACAGAGATAGTTGAAAAGGTCACAAAATTTATAAAAGAAATGAAAACCTTCTTCCTTCTTGAAAGCCTTGAGCACCTAGCTAAAGCTGGAAGATTAAACCCTATAATTGCTAAGGTAGCTTCGATGCTTTCTATCAAACCAATAATGTGCGGCGATGAGGGAAACATAAAGCTTTTTGAAAAGGTAAGAGGCTATAAAAAAGCTTTTAACAGACTTATAGACGTTATAGGCGAAGAAGGCAAGAATTTTGAAGAAAAAGTTTTGGGCATAGCTCATTGCAACTGTTTAGAAAGAGCTATCGAATTTAAAGAAGAAGTTATGAAAAGATATAACTTTAAGGATATAGTAATTGTTGAAACAAAAGGACTAAGTTCTACATACGCCGATGACGGCGGCATAGTTATTGCCTTTTAA